From Pangasianodon hypophthalmus isolate fPanHyp1 chromosome 10, fPanHyp1.pri, whole genome shotgun sequence:
GAAAACTAAGTCAcatgaaataatttatattaaagacTGTTGCTGAAGAGAtgttgccatgtttcctgttcacTTGCAGTGAGATCCCGAAGGTGTCATTATGTCCTCCAGACAGTGAGGATGCAGAGTCTCCCATGAATGAAGTCCCCATAGAGGGGGACCACATCAACCATCTGTCCACACCACCTTCTTCATCTCAACTGTATGACCAAGTGTTGCAGAGTCATGCGTACCAGTCACCTCGACTCAAGAGATGCCCGTGCTGTAACCaccagcagccaatcacagacGTCTGTCTGAATCAAACAAATGTGTCTTCTCATTCAGACTGCGCAAGCAATGCTGTCAAGACAGTTAACAAGAGCAGTCCCTTCCACCAGCCTACATGTCACAACACAATGCAGTGTCATTGGCTGCAAGGATCACGTGATGGCAGTAACTACAAGCCTGTTCAGCATCATGTGGTGACAGTCAGGTTCAAAccttttctaaatgtttttctgATTGATATAAATGCAAGCATTCTGTAGTGTAAATAATAAAGGTAAAGGTTGTTTCTTTTATAGGACCGAGAGACTCCATCGGATTCCAAAGAAGTAGGTTGACATAGTGTGTTAATAGAACAATATATTATGAGCAACATTAACAATAACTgtttaaaagcaaaaagaaatcaTAGAACCAGGTCAGGTTTTTAAGAAgcctgtggttaaaaaaaaaaagctctgactTTTAATAGTCATCTGTTAACAGTAATTGTTTTTGACAGCTACTCCCAGGTCATAGTGGAATACCCGATGACAGTTCTTATCTCATGTGCAGTAGTACTCCTTGCCTTCTCCCTAGCAGGGATTTTGATTGGTCCTCTGCCAGATTTTTCAGATCCTTTAGCAGTAAGTACCCTTCCATTCATTGTGTAAAATTTCCATCACAATGGAGCCCCTAGTTACAGCACTTCAGGTCTCTGTAttgaaaacatgcaaaatgaCATGTAGTGTTTTCCAGTAGTGTTCTGCTGTATTCAGAATCACAATAATTGACCCAACAGTGAGACCTGCAAATTTGCCTTGTAGattcatttaatacatttttcaaaGGAAATACTCCACCTCATCGGTCTCTGGTGGTCTATTATAGGGATTTGAGCCACGTGGAACAGACATTGGGATTAGACTGGCAGCCTGGGCAAAGCTGCAGGAAAGTACTGGGCCTGGGAAGGCACTATCTCTGACATCTAAGCAGTTTGAAGACCAAAGTATAGCACGGTACTGCAAATAGTAAAAGTACTCCTAATGTACACTCCtagtccactttattaggaacacctgtacacctgctcatacatgcagttatccaatcatgtgacagtaatgcataaaatcatgcacatacaaggtttgatatgttgtgcattctgagatgcttttctgctcagcacagtggtaaagagtggttatttgagttaccataacctcccccattctgctgtttgatatgaacattaactgaagctcttgatgtgtatctgcataattttacgcattgcactgctgccacacaattggctgattggataattgcatgaatgagtagatgtatgggtgtttctaataaagtggacattcagtgtgtatatatacaccaaCAGAAGATTCATAGTACACACAGtcataaaatgtattatgtgtAATTCATTGATCATGGTGTTTCCAGAGAGGTCACCAGTAAAACCCAGCAGCACTTAAGACATCGTTCAAGGAGAATGCTACATACAGACACTACTGAGAACGCCTATTTTTGCAATGATCCAggtgagagaaaagaaaaatatatttgttctgGTCATTTGCCATTGTCAATTAAATATGAAGCTAAGCAAATATATCAGTAAATGGACTGTAGcatataataaaatatgctGAGGTCTCTCTTCCATCTGTGCTCCTGCAGGAGATCGCTATGCCCAGCTGGTATTCCGCTCAGGAAACTCCGACAGTCTCTGGAGTCTGAAGGCAATCTATTCCATGTGTGAGATGGAGCAAACCCAGGTAatctaaatatatttgtaaGACATTAAACATGTTGCATAATTTTGGAAATGTTTGGTACAATTTTATGTGAATGTGCCATTTTACTCTTTAAACTCTTGAAGTCACTGAAGAAACTGAGAAAATGTAATGTCATCTTTAAAATTTCAGATACGTTCAGATGTACACTTCAAAGAACTCTGTCAGGTCAAATCAAAATCAGAGGCTGCTGGCAACAAGGGTAAGGGAGAGTGCTGTCCAAGCTGGTCCCTGGGGAACTTCCTGGCTCTCCTCAACAATGTCTCCTCCTGCTTCAGTCTTACAGCTCAGCAAGTGTCGGACAGTTTAAGCTTGCTCAGATACTGTGCCCCTTACTACCATGATGGAAGCCTCGTTGCATCGTGTGCAGAGAGAAGCAAATATGGCTACTGTGCATCTGTCCCACATTCCTGCAAGCACTCCAGCATCATCTATCAGATTCTACATTACCTGGTGGATAAGGATTTCCTGGGGCCTCAGACCGTTGAATACCAGGTTCCATCCCTAAAATATAGTGTCCTGTTCCTACCAATGGCAAAAGGAAATGCATTAATGGAGATTTATCTAAAACATCTAGAAGGTCATGAGTTAACATACAACAATACTACGATAACAGGGATGGACTTGGGGATTAAGCAAAAGCTTTTCAAATATTACCTCTCAAGAGACTCTGTCTACCCCATTATCACAGTTCTCGCGCTGCTACTTACAATGGCCTTATATCTTAGATCATTCCTTTTATCAGCTATGTCACTGGTTGCAGTCACATTATCACTTTTGACATCTTATTTTTTCTACAAAGTTGTATTTGGCCTATTGTTTTTTCCACTTCTGAATCTCATGGCAGTTCTTGTCCTATTGGGAAGTTGCTCAAATCAAGCCTTCACCTTTAATGACTTTTGGAAGTCCCAACTGAGCCATAATCCTCCAGCTGCACTAGATAAGAGAATCCACCGTGTCTTACAGGAAATGGGGTACTTGATCTTGGTGTCTGGCTTGACATCCAGCATCACATTCTACTCAGGCTACATATGTAGCATTACAGTGGTGCGGTGTTTTGCTGTGTATCTTGGTAGTGCCTCTTTAATCAACACACTTTTCGCTCTTGTTTGGCTTCCCTGTGCCATTGTTTTGCAAGAGCGACATGCTGCAGGAGCTTCCACGTCTGCTTCTAAGCCATCATGGAAGCCATGTTGCTCAAAAAATCCTGGTGGATTTTGGGACACAAGTTCAAGGAAGCGGTGCCTTTTCACAATGGGACAGAAATTTCGGGGCCTAAAACGTGGACTCTCAGATACATcaaatctaatttttttaaaagtcctACCCTGTGGTGTCGTTAAGTTTCGATACATATGGATCTGCTGTTTTGCAGTCCTGGCTGCAGGAGGAATTTACATTTCATGTGTAGACCCTGGCATGAAACTGCCATCCTCAGACAGTAGGGCAACTCAGCTGTTTCGCTCCAGTCATCCATTTGAAAGATATGATGCTGAATACCGCCATCAGTTCATGTTTGAGCGAATGAAACAAGGAGAGGATAAGCCTATGACCATGACTCTCATCTGGGGTGTCACCCCAGCCAATGATGATGATCGTTTCAATCCAAGAAGCAATGGCTCCTTTACCATGGACCCAGAATTCAATATGAGTAGCTCTGAAGCCCAAGTGTGGTTGCGAAAGCTATGTGGAAAAATTAGAAACCAGAGTTTTTATTCAACATCACCAGCAGACCAAGAAGCAGTGGTAGACAATACCTGTTTTGTGGAAGACTTGATTCACTGGGTATCTATTCGCCGTTGTTCTGAAAATGAGGATGCTTTCAGTTTCTGCTGCAACAATATTACATTCCCCTACCCTCCCAGTGTTTTCGAGCGGTGTCTCAAAATGATGACGGAAGAACGACAGGCAGAGACAGGTTCACCTAGGAATGGGGGCCTTCGTTTTGATTCACAAAATCGAATTGCTGCCCTTGTTGTGGTATTTAAGACATCACAGAATTATAGCTTTAACTTCAGCAGAACTTCAAATTTCTATAAACAGATCATGTCTTGGTTCAATAACGAGATTTCTAGCGCTCCACCTGGACTGCAGACAGGGTGGTTTGTGAGCCAATTATTGTTGTATGACCTCCAGCAATGTCTGAGCTCAGAGACATTAGTAGTAGCAGGCTTTTCTGTCGCCCTTACATTTGTATCGCTTCTGCTCACCACTTGGAATATACCATTAAGCATTTTTGTGACGTTTGCTGTCGGGGGAagtgtttttgttactgttgGCCTGCTTGTGCTTTTAGAATGGCAGTTAAATAGTGTGGAAGCACTGTTCATTTCAACTGCTGCAGGCCTCTCTGTTGACTTTGCAGCCAATTACTGCATTTCTTACTGCCTGGCCCCACACACTGACAGACTGGGAAGGGTCGCATATTCTCTGAAGAAAATGGGTTGTCCAGTAGCCACAGGTGCAGGAGCATACTTTTGTGTTGGGATTATAATGCTACCGGCAACTGCACTGCTTTTCCGGAAGCTTGGGATATTTCTCCTTCTCGTGAAGTGTGTGGCATGCGGGTTTgccacttttttctttcagtcactCTGTTGCTTCTTTGGTCCGGAGAAGAACTGCGGGAAAATAATCATACCATGTGCAAAAGAGAGAGCCACAGAAAATATACCACCTTCTTGTTCAGGTGCTGAAGCAGGAAACAACAATCCATCAGCTAACGGTACATTCAGCTGCGGTACTGGCACGGGATCACAAGGGAGAAGAAATTGTAATAAAGAAGGTGGTGGAGCATTCTTGTGCCCCAATCAGCACCGCCACAGGCAACATCAGTCAAGGCTAGGGAGGGAGCCAGAGCAGTATGAGCTGCAACCCCTTGCCTGTCATCTAAGTGACAGCTTTGAAAACAGCACTTGCACCAGCAAGCTGTCCAACAGACCTTCTGTTCTTTCAGATGACATTGAGTTCTGTGGTCTCAGTCCAAAGCGATATTACGACAGGATTAGCACTGAATCTGTGAGTGAGGAAATATGCAGCAGACACCTCAAACGTTGTGACAATCCCCAAGCCGTCCAGACTTCATCCCCTTACAAAGGAAACAAAACGCGACCTGTAGTAGTTCCTCCAGGTGATCTAGCAAAGGAAAAGCGTTTGTGCAAGAAATGCCATAGTGGCCCTGGAATTAAACTATGGAACATCTCCTTGTCGTCCTCTAGCATGGAAGATATCACAGTCACAGAGACCACAGATGACACTAATAAAAGGTCACTCTCTATGGATGGGGCCTATAGATGTCATGCACATAAAAGACTTTTGTCTTGCCAGTCTCAGAGTTCCATTGAGGGGCTTGAAGATTCTAATGAGACTTGTTTGAGCGACATTGAGCCAGCAGTCTCTATCGCGCCACCCACTGTGACTGAAGGAGAGCTGCGACCAGGTCACCTCAATGGCAAGAGAGATACTTTGCGTCTGTCTCTGAGAGAAACAGTTTATGACCCTGGCTCCCCAGGGTCTGGAAGGGGGCGGACAAGCCAAAGTGAGCTGCCCGTAATATTGCCAAACAGTCAACCAGATTTACCTGATGTTTGGATCAAGAGGGATGGAAGAGGTGAGGACAGCAGCtgatttaatgaataaaacagattaACAGATAGACCTCAGTGTATGCTCTTACTTTTACCACCAGGTTAAATCCTGAACTTGTGGTGGTGTACTTGTACAGCGCATCTGACAATTTCAGTATCTGATTCATCATCATATCTGTAAATGCTAACTAAACACAACAGATCTGTAAAGGTCCCATATTAtattcagtctttttgaattgaattaatttcaTACTGTTACCGGCAATGATTTTACGATATATCTTACTCAGAAAATTTGGGACTGATGCAACTGCATGTCACAAACACTAAAAAGATGTGTGAAGAAGCCTGTCCCACATGGCCTTGGGTTGCTTTTTCAGAATAcaaatattgtacatattttcaAAGGATTTTGGTGCCTGAGAGCAGTCTACCTAAACCTTACATAAAAgcaatttcctctttttaaatACTCTACATAAGGAATAGGCATAAACTAATCTAGACTAATCATGTACATGACTTCATTTAATTTGAAACAATCGAAGTGGAAAATGTGTAGATTTTGATCACGCTAATCACTTGTAGGACACAACATTTATTGTCTTGATACTAGAACTGTCTACAAGTCAGTGCACCTACCTTTAATGAAGCAATAATTTGGCTTCACGTGTGGTGGAGGAAGTGTGGGAACTGGCTGCAACTAAATCTGGAGAAAATTGGGTAAACAcataatacaaaacaaaataaggCACTCATTTTGAATCCCTGCAGGATCTGAGAGCTTGCCAATTAATGAGTCCTTTAATACAAAGATGTATGTCTTTGATAAaatatgtgtttaatattttcttaattatttGCCAATATATACCTTTGTTTCGTCTTGTGACTGGCagtgtatttatatgtttattttgttcagACCGCCACTGAGCTAAAAGCCAACTAAGTGAAAagtttatattcaaatatttaaagtcctcaaacataatttaataatttattgttttacttATCATACAGAAGACTTAACTACCAGAATTGTATTTGATGTATTATAGTCTTTTAACTTATGCATTGTGCTTAGAATTTAGATAAtacatatttacagtgtaattttttaaaaattgagtGTTAAAGATCAACATAGTGTTAAAGTCGACATAtcaatctataaataaataaagccatgcatttttttatttaaaattgaaataaaatttaaaactgaCTTTCAGGTAATAAAAAAGGCAGTGAACCCTTTATATTTGTTTCATAATAAATGGACCAATACAAATGGTTCAAAAATGACTTGGAATAAAATCTTACTTGTTTATTGGCcaagaaatatgtttattacatgTCTCATACCCAAATACACTACTCAAACATTCCATAGCTGATGGGCCTGATCGCCTGTGCTGTATTCACTTTTCATAAAGTAATATCTGCATaaaagaagggggaaaaaaagtctcATTTGGTTTCTCGGACTATCTAAGTGGATTATTGTTATATACCTGGTTTTTATCAGGATAGGTTGTTTTAGGGTAATTTGCTGTATATGCACACTAAcatgttttagttttaatttagttaGAAACTTTGTAACTCCACATGATAGGAAAACCAATATTCCAATTGTACTATGAAAGTAGTTTGAACATTTGCACAGTCTTTTGAAAAGCAAAGCTTTCaaggttttaattattttacctgATGTTaagatctttttcttttctttcaacagtgacaaaagaaataacatttaacattttacttCTGCCATCAGAACTAAATATCTACCAAGCCAGTCAACTAATATGATATACGCATGTGGTAAAAGATATTTTTCTGCTCCACACATTGAAGTCTTGTCTCTATATGCCATTAATTGTTTGAATGTTGTATGAGCTTTAGCGTACCAagacagttttttgtttttttttttgctgtgaagTGTGTGCTATGTTGTGGTCAtttttgaattaattttttaaattaaatgaacataTTTGTTTATCAATAGTAACTACTGAATGACTATGGAatgtaaaaagataaaaagccatttaattaaaaaacaacaacaaaaaaaactaaactcttttaattaaagaattggACCTTTTGCCATATTTGTGCCACTAATGGTGCAGGCCAATTTAtcatgcattcacacactgaaCTGGATTACTAATGGCTGCATTGTTGAATATTGTTTGTAGTCCatttactacattttattaaactgaGGTCAATGTTTTGTTAGTATGCCAGCAACCAAAATGTCTGGAATGCTGTCATACCTTTCTAGTGTTCAAAGtgccaaatgtaaaaataacaattatttgTTATAAACAAAGTGATGTCACATTTGAGAAACATGATGTTCTAAAATTGTTTTATGTCAATATGTGATGTCAGATTTAAAGTATTAAGAATGAACTATTATGTAAATGTGACTGAGAAAGTCAataaagatttatattttactgaGCCATGACCTGGATCACAGAAAATGGAGAATACAAGTGTCTGAATAACTTCATATAGTGGTGTCTCTAtttccaaagattttttttactcagctTTTTGAATGGTTTCagaaattttacattttcacttaAAGCTGTTTTTACTGAAATCTTCACGTAAAGGATAGATCAAAGTTCTAATTTCAGATGCAAATCCAAAGGTCAACCATATTCTATTCACTCtttttttacagattaaatattcataaagaacaggaaataacattaaaaaaaaaaaaaaagatttcaatcCTGCACCCAGTCTTCTTTAGCCCAATCAGGC
This genomic window contains:
- the disp2 gene encoding protein dispatched homolog 2; protein product: MDAVSVCDEHCVISEINQTTAEGPALSEIPKVSLCPPDSEDAESPMNEVPIEGDHINHLSTPPSSSQLYDQVLQSHAYQSPRLKRCPCCNHQQPITDVCLNQTNVSSHSDCASNAVKTVNKSSPFHQPTCHNTMQCHWLQGSRDGSNYKPVQHHVVTVRTERLHRIPKNYSQVIVEYPMTVLISCAVVLLAFSLAGILIGPLPDFSDPLAGFEPRGTDIGIRLAAWAKLQESTGPGKALSLTSKQFEDQSIAREVTSKTQQHLRHRSRRMLHTDTTENAYFCNDPGDRYAQLVFRSGNSDSLWSLKAIYSMCEMEQTQIRSDVHFKELCQVKSKSEAAGNKGKGECCPSWSLGNFLALLNNVSSCFSLTAQQVSDSLSLLRYCAPYYHDGSLVASCAERSKYGYCASVPHSCKHSSIIYQILHYLVDKDFLGPQTVEYQVPSLKYSVLFLPMAKGNALMEIYLKHLEGHELTYNNTTITGMDLGIKQKLFKYYLSRDSVYPIITVLALLLTMALYLRSFLLSAMSLVAVTLSLLTSYFFYKVVFGLLFFPLLNLMAVLVLLGSCSNQAFTFNDFWKSQLSHNPPAALDKRIHRVLQEMGYLILVSGLTSSITFYSGYICSITVVRCFAVYLGSASLINTLFALVWLPCAIVLQERHAAGASTSASKPSWKPCCSKNPGGFWDTSSRKRCLFTMGQKFRGLKRGLSDTSNLIFLKVLPCGVVKFRYIWICCFAVLAAGGIYISCVDPGMKLPSSDSRATQLFRSSHPFERYDAEYRHQFMFERMKQGEDKPMTMTLIWGVTPANDDDRFNPRSNGSFTMDPEFNMSSSEAQVWLRKLCGKIRNQSFYSTSPADQEAVVDNTCFVEDLIHWVSIRRCSENEDAFSFCCNNITFPYPPSVFERCLKMMTEERQAETGSPRNGGLRFDSQNRIAALVVVFKTSQNYSFNFSRTSNFYKQIMSWFNNEISSAPPGLQTGWFVSQLLLYDLQQCLSSETLVVAGFSVALTFVSLLLTTWNIPLSIFVTFAVGGSVFVTVGLLVLLEWQLNSVEALFISTAAGLSVDFAANYCISYCLAPHTDRLGRVAYSLKKMGCPVATGAGAYFCVGIIMLPATALLFRKLGIFLLLVKCVACGFATFFFQSLCCFFGPEKNCGKIIIPCAKERATENIPPSCSGAEAGNNNPSANGTFSCGTGTGSQGRRNCNKEGGGAFLCPNQHRHRQHQSRLGREPEQYELQPLACHLSDSFENSTCTSKLSNRPSVLSDDIEFCGLSPKRYYDRISTESVSEEICSRHLKRCDNPQAVQTSSPYKGNKTRPVVVPPGDLAKEKRLCKKCHSGPGIKLWNISLSSSSMEDITVTETTDDTNKRSLSMDGAYRCHAHKRLLSCQSQSSIEGLEDSNETCLSDIEPAVSIAPPTVTEGELRPGHLNGKRDTLRLSLRETVYDPGSPGSGRGRTSQSELPVILPNSQPDLPDVWIKRDGRGEDSS